One Prunus dulcis chromosome 7, ALMONDv2, whole genome shotgun sequence DNA segment encodes these proteins:
- the LOC117635162 gene encoding eukaryotic translation initiation factor NCBP — MELVAEKESDQQNNNNNSEKNNNTSYAQALVDSHDYNNKESDEFRERQARDLKAGLHPLKHKFVFWYTRRTLGMRSQTPYEDNIKKIVDFTTVEAFWVCYCHLARPATLPSPTDLHLFKDGIRPLWEDSANCHGGKWIIRFKKAVSGRFWEDLVLALVGDQLDYGENICGAVLSIRFNEDILSVWNRNASDHQAVMALRDAIKRNLKLPHSYLMEYKPHDASLRDNSSYRNTWLRG, encoded by the exons ATGGAGTTGGTAGCAGAAAAGGAGTCTGACCAGCAGAACAACAATAACAACAGTGAGAAGAACAACAATACTAGTTATGCACAAGCACTTGTAGATTCTCATGATTACAATAACAAGGAATCCGATGAATTTCGTGAACGTCAAGCTCGTGACCTCAAAGCTGGCCTCCATCCCCTCAag CACAAATTCGTGTTTTGGTACACTCGTCGAACACTAGGAATGCGAAGTCAGACACCGTATGAGGacaatataaagaaaattgttgACTTCACTACg GTTGAAGCCTTTTGGGTGTGCTATTGTCACCTAGCCCGTCCTGCTACTCTGCCTAGCCCAACAGACTTGCATCTTTTCAAGGATGGAATTCGCCCTCTCTGGGAG GACTCTGCTAATTGCCATGGTGGTAAATGGATAATACGATTCAAAAAGGCTGTGTCGGGCCGTTTTTGGGAGGACCTG GTTCTTGCCTTGGTGGGTGACCAACTTGATTATGGAGAGAACATATGTGGTGCGGTACTAAGCATTAGATTCAATGAGGACATTTTGAGTGTCTGGAATCGCAATGCTTCTGATCATCAG GCTGTAATGGCTTTAAGAGATGCAATCAAGAGGAACTTGAAGCTTCCACACAGCTATCTCATGGAATACAAGCCACATGATGCTTCACTGCGTGACAATTCATCATACAGAAACACATGGTTGAGGGGTTAG